In Paroedura picta isolate Pp20150507F chromosome 1, Ppicta_v3.0, whole genome shotgun sequence, the following are encoded in one genomic region:
- the ZNF513 gene encoding zinc finger protein 513, whose protein sequence is MPRRKQRNPQPVKVDAVGVPAEPSGDGLAPQGSFLLEHELELEESGEQILAFEKDSEDSLGGTPGLPAYTLSEEEFAPLCQTQEDRETGGPGLACHHCGLPAPGSAPCRPCPEGDEEGSLKGRVVFSCQLCPFTSHYSSHLKRHMKTHNGEKPYRCPHCSYASAQLVNLTRHLRTHTGEKPYRCPTCPFACSSLGNLKRHQRVHGQERPACCSPCNCRCIHGNSVQPRSQQLQGESEPELEGPPVADQETEPLLPGSPFLRPEDSATVLPELLFPFTCRACGLVLEADEGLGEPVCGRCSLAVLGAESASPKGFSCQLCSFVTTYPNHLARHMKTHSGEKPFACALCPYASAHLDNLKRHQRVHTGEKPYKCPLCPYACGNLANLKRHGRIHSGDKPFRCRLCSYSCNQSMNLKRHMLRHTGEKPFQCRICPYTTGHWDNYKRHQKVHGQVLADEGGPGPDSSMP, encoded by the exons ATGCCCCGCCGGAAGCAGCGCAACCCCCAGCCAGTCAAAG TGGACGCCGTGGGAGTCCCCGCTGAGCCCTCGGGAGACGGCCTGGCGCCGCAGGGCAGCTTCCTCCTGGAGCACGAGCTGGAGCTGGAGGAGAGCGGGGAGCAGATCCTGGCCTTCGAGAAGGACTCAGAAG ACTCCCTTGGGGGGACTCCTGGGCTGCCGGCCTACACACTGAGCGAGGAGGAGTTCGCACCTCTGTGCCAGACCCAGGAGGACAGAGAGACTGGTGGCCCAGGCCTGGCCTGTCACCACTGTGGCCTGCCcgctcctggctccgccccctgccGTCCTTGCCCCGAGGGGGACGAGGAAGGCTCCCTTAAGGGGCGTGTGGTCTTCTCCTGCCAGCTGTGCCCCTTCACTTCACACTACTCCAGCCACCTCAAACGACACATGAAGACTCACAACGGTGAAAAGCCTTACCGCTGCCCGCACTGCTCCTACGCCTCGGCCCAGCTGGTCAACCTGACGCGCCACCTTCGCACCCACACAGGCGAGAAGCCATACCGCTGCCCCACTTGCCCCTTTGCTTGCAGCAGCCTTGGCAACCTCAAGAGGCACCAGCGAGTCCACGGCCAGGAACGGCCTGCGTGCTGCAGCCCTTGCAACTGCCGCTGCATCCACGGCAACTCTGTCCAACCCCGCAGCCAGCAGCTCCAAGGGGAATCGGAGCCGGAGTTGGAGGGACCACCGGTGGCTGACCAAGAGACAG AACCATTGCTGCCTGGCTCGCCCTTCCTGCGGCCTGAGGACTCTGCCACTGTTCTCCCTGAGCTGCTATTTCCGTTCACCTGCAGGGCCTGTGGACTGGTTCTGGAGGCTGACGAGGGCCTGGGTGAACCTGTGTGTGGGCGCTGCAGCCTGGCAGTGTTGGGGGCTGAGTCGGCATCTCCTAAAGGCTTCTCATGCCAGCTGTGTTCCTTTGTTACGACCTACCCCAACCACCTGGCACGGCACATGAAGACCCACAGTGGCGAAAAACCCTTTGCCTGCGCCCTCTGCCCGTACGCCTCGGCCCACCTGGACAACCTCAAACGCCATCAGCGGGTGCACACCGGCGAGAAACCCTACAAGTGTCCGCTGTGCCCGTACGCCTGTGGCAACCTTGCCAACCTCAAGCGCCACGGCCGCATCCATTCGGGGGACAAGCCCTTCCGCTGCCGCCTCTGTTCCTACTCCTGCAATCAGAGCATGAACCTCAAGCGTCACATGCTGAgacacaccggggagaagcccttcCAGTGCCGCATCTGCCCCTACACCACCGGCCACTGGGACAACTATAAGCGCCACCAGAAGGTGCATGGGCAGGTCCTGGCAGATGAAGGGGGACCCGGCCCTGACAGCAGTATGCCCTGA
- the SNX17 gene encoding sorting nexin-17 — translation MHFSIPETETRAGEGGNGAYVAYNIHVNGVLHCQVRYSQLLGLHEQLRKEYGTNVVPAFPPKKIFTLTPAEVEQRREQLEKYMQAVRQDHLLGGSEIFNSFLRRAQQETQQIPTEEVQLEVLLSNGQKVKVNILTSDQTEDVLEAVASKLDLPEDLIGYFHLFLVREAKDGAFSFIRKLQEFELPYVSVTSLHNPDYKILLRKSYWDSAYDDDVMEQRVGLNLLYAQTVADIEQGWILASKEQHRQLKSLQEKVSKKEFIRLAQTLKYYGYLKFDPCITDFPEKGCHVIVGAGNSELNFQVKLPNDQIKEGSFKVTRMRCWRVTSSVPVNNGPSGPMAGKSEVKLELAFEYLMSKDRLQWVTITSPQAIMLSICLQSMVDELMVKKSGGSIRKMFRKRANGALQRSDSQQAVKSPPLLDSPDANRESIAKVSSKLSSVSLRAISHSSSSTDIRANDFHGNFAFEGIGDEDL, via the exons GCCTACAATATCCATGTGAATGGCGTCTTGCACTGCCAGGTGCGATACAGTCAGCTGCTGGGCCTGCATGAACAG CTAAGGAAAGAGTACGGCACCAACGTGGTACCTGCCTTCCCCCCAAAGAAGATCTTCACACTCACCCCAGCAGAGGTGGAGCAACGACGGGAGCAGCTGGAGAAGTATATGCAGGCGG TACGACAGGACCACTTGCTGGGCGGCAGTGAGATCTTCAACAGTTTCCTGCGCAGAGCTCAGCAG gagacccagcagattccCACTGAAGAGGTGCAACTGGAAGTGCTGCTGTCCAATGGGCAGAAGGTCAAGGTCAACATCCTCACCTCGGATCAAACCGAGGACGTCCTCGAG GCTGTAGCCTCCAAGCTGGACCTGCCAGAGGACTTGATCGGCTACTTCCACCTCTTCCTGGTACGAGAAGCCAAGGACGGAGCCTTTTCCT TCATTCGGAAATTGCAGGAGTTCGAACTGCCGTATGTGTCTGTCACCAGCCTTCACAACCCAGACTACAAGATCCTTCTGCGGAAAAG TTACTGGGACTCTGCCTACGATGATGATGTCATGGAGCAGCGGGTGGGGCTGAACCTGCTGTATGCCCAG ACAGTAGCAGACATTGAGCAGGGTTGGATCCTCGCCAGCAAGGAGCAGCACCGGCAGCTGAAGTCTTTGCAGGAGAAGGtctccaagaaggag TTCATCCGCCTGGCCCAGACCCTCAAGTATTACGGCTATCTCAAATTTGACCCCTGCATTACCGACTTCCCCGAGAAGGGCTGCCACGTTATCGTCGGAGCTGGGAACAGCGAGTTGAACTTCCAGGTCAAGCTGCCAAACGATCAGATCAAGGAGGGGAGTTTCAAAGTGACCCGGATGCGCTGCTGGCGGGTTACTTCCTCG GTCCCCGTGAACAATGGCCCATCGGGTCCGATGGCTGGCAAGTCAGAAGTGAAACTGGAACTGGCCTTTGAGTATCTGATGAGCAAGGATCGCCTGCAGTGGGTCACCATCACCAGCCCACAA GCGATAATGCTGAGCATTTGCCTGCAGTCCATGGTTGACGAGCTGATGGTGAAGAAGTCAGGAGGCAGCATCCGCAAG aTGTTCCGTAAACGAGCCAATGGTGCCCTGCAGCGTTCAGACAGCCAGCAAGCAGTGAAGTCGCCTCCACTTCTG GATTCTCCGGATGCCAACAGAGAGTCAATTGCAAAGGTCTCG AGCAAGCTCAGCTCCGTCAGCCTGCGGGCGATCAGCCATTCCAGCTCTTCCACCGACATCCGGGCCAACGATTTTCATGGCAACTTTGCCTTCGAAGGCATCGGCGATGAGGACCTTTAG